One Thermomonas paludicola genomic window, GCCCATGCCCACGATCTCGAAGCGTTCGCGCTGCACGCCCTGCCCCATCAAATAGCCCGCCACCGAATTGGCGCGCTGCTCGGAAATCCGCTGGTTGACTGCATCGGAGCCGACGCTGTCGGTATGCCCGCTGACTTCGACGATGGTCTGGCGATAATCCTTCAGGGTGCCGGCGATGGTGTTCAGCGCCGGGTAGAACTGCGGCTTGATGTCGGTCTTGTTGAAGTCGAAGGTCACGCCATCCGGCAGGTTCAGCTTGATGACATCGCCGTCGCGGCTGACATCGATGCCGGTGCCCGCGGTTTCACGGCGCAGCTCGGCTTCCTGCCGATCCTGGTAGGCGCCAATCGAGCCGCCCGCCAGGGCGCCGATGCCCGCACCCACCATGGCGTGCTGGCGACGCTCGACGGCGCTGTCGCCGCTCAGGAGGCCCGCAGCCGCGCCGATGGCGGCGCCAATCAGGGCGCCACGCTTGGTGTGATTGGGATCGTTGGGGTCATTGGTCTGACCGGTATAGCTGGCGCAACCGACGGTGAATGCGGTCAGGCAGACGCCGAGGACGGCGAGCTTGATCGTTTGGGTCTTCATGCAGAACTCCTTTGCATTGCGCGGACTGACTGCGCGCAGGCTAGGCGTCGGCACGTGGCCTGAATGTGAATGTGCGCGTCGCCGTTAAGCCTGGGTTGCGTCTTGCAGCAGCGCTTCGGCCCCCGCTGCGTCCAGGCGGATGCCCCAATCGCCCATCAGCGCCAGGTACAGCAGCGTTTCGAACTCCTCGCCGAACTTGCGCACCACCGCATCGGGGTCCGGAATCAGGCGCGCATCGGCAATCAGGCCAAAGTGCACCTGGTTGCGATAGCTCATGATCGACAGGCCCAAGCCGATGGAGCCGGTTTGCGGCACCCAGAACATCATGTCGCGCAACGTGCAGCCTGCCATGTACAGCGGCTGCTGCGGACCGGGCACGTTGGTCGCCACGGCGCTGGCCTTGCGGCTGAACATCTCGAGCGCGAGTTCCTTCACCGGCTGCGGGGCAACGCCCAGTGCGGCCAGCAGGCCGAATGCCATGATCGCCTGCCGCGATTGCTTGAGCTGGGCCATGCACTCGGCCACCCGCTCCAGCCGGCGCAGCGGATTGGCCTCGCCCACCGGCAGCTCCAGGAACACCAGACCAAAGTGATTGCCCAGTTTCCTGGCGTGCTCCAGCGGGCGCAGGTTGACCGGCACGGTGGCGCGCAGGGTCATGCCGTCCAACTGCTCGCCGCGCTCGAGCATGTAACTGCGCAACGCGCCAGCGGCGGCGGCCATCAACACATCGTTGACCGTGCAGTCGCAGGCGCGCCCCACCGCCTTGACGTCCTCCAGCCGCAATGGCTCGGCCCACGCCACGCGCTTGCTCACGCCCAGCCGGCCGCGCAGCAGCGAAGGGGGATCATCCGGCAGTGCAAGCGCGTGTACCAGTTCCTTGGCGATGTCGCCGCCTTCCTTCGCCAGCAGCGTCGCCAGCGACGGATCCTGCATCATCGCCATGCCCTGCTCCAGCATCTTGCCGCCGAGCTTCATGTAGCGATCCATCGCGCCCACGCGGCGCGCCACCGGCGCGGCCTCATGCTTGAGCCAGGCTTTGTCCAGGCGCGAGGCCGACGAGGATTCGCGGCTGGTATCGGTCAGCGACAGCAGCACTTGCACCAGCGCAATGCCGTCGGCATAGCAGTGATGAATCCGCGCCACCACCGCCGAGCCGCCCTGGTAACGTTCCACCAGATGGAATTGCCACAGCGGCTTGGTGGGGTCCAGCGGGCTGGAGGCCAACTGACTGACAAAGCGTTCCAGCGCGCGTTTCTCATTGGCTCGCCCGGGGCGGCCCGGCAGCCCGGACAGGCGTACATGCCAGTCGAGGTCGAAATGCTCGTCCTCCACCCACTGCGCGCCAGCCGCGCCATCCACCGGCTTCTGCCGGAACCGCGCATAGGCCAGGAAGCGTTGCTGGATCACTTTCTTCAGCTGGACCAGCGACATCGGCTCGGCAAACATCAGCACGCCGGTGATCATCATCGGGTTGGTGGGGCGCTCCATCCGCAGCCAGGCCGTGTCCACCCGCGACATCGGC contains:
- a CDS encoding OmpA family protein encodes the protein MKTQTIKLAVLGVCLTAFTVGCASYTGQTNDPNDPNHTKRGALIGAAIGAAAGLLSGDSAVERRQHAMVGAGIGALAGGSIGAYQDRQEAELRRETAGTGIDVSRDGDVIKLNLPDGVTFDFNKTDIKPQFYPALNTIAGTLKDYRQTIVEVSGHTDSVGSDAVNQRISEQRANSVAGYLMGQGVQRERFEIVGMGKRFPIADNNTDYGRSLNRRVEIRLLPLGS
- a CDS encoding WS/DGAT/MGAT family O-acyltransferase, whose protein sequence is MSRVDTAWLRMERPTNPMMITGVLMFAEPMSLVQLKKVIQQRFLAYARFRQKPVDGAAGAQWVEDEHFDLDWHVRLSGLPGRPGRANEKRALERFVSQLASSPLDPTKPLWQFHLVERYQGGSAVVARIHHCYADGIALVQVLLSLTDTSRESSSASRLDKAWLKHEAAPVARRVGAMDRYMKLGGKMLEQGMAMMQDPSLATLLAKEGGDIAKELVHALALPDDPPSLLRGRLGVSKRVAWAEPLRLEDVKAVGRACDCTVNDVLMAAAAGALRSYMLERGEQLDGMTLRATVPVNLRPLEHARKLGNHFGLVFLELPVGEANPLRRLERVAECMAQLKQSRQAIMAFGLLAALGVAPQPVKELALEMFSRKASAVATNVPGPQQPLYMAGCTLRDMMFWVPQTGSIGLGLSIMSYRNQVHFGLIADARLIPDPDAVVRKFGEEFETLLYLALMGDWGIRLDAAGAEALLQDATQA